Proteins co-encoded in one Planctomycetaceae bacterium genomic window:
- a CDS encoding undecaprenyl-diphosphate phosphatase has translation MEYVHTIILGLIQGVAEFLPISSSGHLVIAGALLDSYSTTSLPKEGALLEIALHFGTLLSILVVYRNDLWQVLKDFRTLAMIVIATIPVGFAGLLLKDHVDEIFSKPLLAGVALLFTAAFLLIGKWLQNRKAAVDRMSTGSAIAIGLFQAVAIIPGISRSGSTIAAGLACGLKRADAARFSFLIAIPAIGGASVVKMKDFVTGEATLGGNLWPVVAGTVVAFVVGIVALKWLIRLVVADRLHWFAMYCIIAGLATIAWQLSIGGT, from the coding sequence ATGGAGTACGTTCACACGATCATTCTCGGCCTGATCCAGGGCGTGGCCGAATTTCTGCCGATCAGTTCATCCGGCCACCTGGTCATTGCGGGAGCCCTGCTGGACAGCTACAGCACAACGTCGCTTCCGAAGGAAGGTGCTTTGCTGGAGATTGCGCTGCACTTCGGCACTCTGCTGTCCATTCTGGTCGTATATCGCAACGACCTGTGGCAGGTTCTGAAGGATTTCCGAACGCTGGCGATGATTGTGATCGCCACGATTCCGGTCGGTTTTGCAGGACTGCTGCTGAAGGATCACGTCGACGAGATCTTCTCGAAACCGCTGCTGGCGGGAGTCGCTCTGCTGTTCACAGCCGCGTTTTTGCTGATCGGGAAGTGGCTGCAGAACCGAAAGGCAGCGGTGGACAGGATGAGCACCGGATCGGCGATTGCGATTGGCTTGTTTCAGGCCGTCGCCATCATTCCCGGGATCTCCCGTTCCGGAAGCACGATCGCGGCAGGTCTGGCCTGCGGACTGAAGCGGGCCGACGCGGCACGGTTTTCATTCCTGATTGCGATTCCGGCGATCGGCGGAGCATCTGTTGTCAAAATGAAGGATTTCGTGACCGGCGAAGCAACGCTGGGCGGAAACCTGTGGCCCGTCGTCGCAGGAACCGTCGTCGCATTCGTTGTGGGAATCGTTGCCCTGAAGTGGCTGATTCGACTCGTCGTCGCCGACCGGCTGCACTGGTTTGCGATGTACTGCATCATCGCCGGCCTGGCAACGATTGCCTGGCAATTGAGCATCGGCGGAACGTAG
- a CDS encoding inositol monophosphatase family protein translates to MSVPDRRELQRFLELAETAAIAGGKVLLDWAGRFSVREKGRADLVTEADEASQKVIHDLIAAEFPDHGFLGEEGLQSDPGTSDLQWIIDPLDGTSNYVHGFPYYAVSIGLCRGSVPLVGVIHDPNRSETFTAIASHGAWLNGTAIQTTGETELQRTMGMASLPVGATDTDPAVRRFLKAMNHLQTVQRTGSAALNLASVACGRVDVFWSTSLKPWDVAAGVLLVTEAGGTVTSLSGGPFDIFVPSLLAACSVTIQKDVAAILN, encoded by the coding sequence ATGTCAGTTCCTGATCGCCGCGAACTTCAGCGGTTTCTTGAGCTTGCGGAAACGGCGGCGATCGCCGGTGGCAAAGTCCTGCTGGACTGGGCGGGAAGGTTTTCCGTGCGGGAAAAGGGTCGCGCGGATCTTGTGACGGAAGCCGATGAGGCATCTCAGAAAGTGATCCATGACCTGATTGCGGCGGAGTTTCCCGACCACGGCTTTCTGGGCGAAGAAGGGCTGCAATCCGATCCGGGCACGTCCGATCTGCAGTGGATCATCGATCCGCTGGACGGAACCTCCAATTACGTTCACGGGTTTCCCTACTACGCGGTTTCCATCGGCCTTTGCCGGGGGTCCGTGCCGCTGGTCGGTGTGATTCATGATCCGAATCGCAGCGAAACGTTCACCGCCATTGCCAGTCACGGCGCCTGGCTGAACGGAACCGCCATTCAGACCACCGGCGAAACGGAGCTGCAAAGAACCATGGGCATGGCCAGCCTGCCGGTGGGCGCGACGGACACTGATCCCGCCGTCCGGCGTTTTCTGAAGGCCATGAATCATTTGCAGACCGTACAGCGAACGGGCTCCGCCGCGCTCAACCTTGCCAGTGTCGCCTGCGGTCGCGTGGATGTTTTCTGGTCGACAAGTCTGAAGCCGTGGGACGTCGCGGCCGGTGTTCTGCTGGTGACGGAAGCCGGTGGAACCGTCACAAGCCTTTCGGGCGGTCCCTTCGATATCTTCGTTCCCAGCCTGCTGGCCGCATGCAGTGTGACAATCCAGAAAGATGTTGCCGCTATCCTGAATTGA
- a CDS encoding A24 family peptidase — protein sequence MLTDPNLHKSVFLFAVVLFTAITAWTDTRWRRIPNKITLPMWIAGWLYQGLFFKLAGLLDGLYGFGIGFGLFFVLWMVGSAGGGDVKLMGALSVWLGPGLTLKVLLCSLIFVVLGTFVVVVSSVFSNGWKRTRSRFSAAAADSKAVSKRAETIAQRQKRRVMAFAVPVALATWSVLLIFQNEWLHRGLLNS from the coding sequence ATGTTGACCGATCCAAATCTCCACAAATCCGTCTTTCTGTTCGCCGTCGTACTGTTCACCGCCATCACGGCCTGGACCGACACGCGCTGGCGGCGAATTCCGAACAAGATCACTCTTCCGATGTGGATCGCCGGCTGGCTCTATCAGGGCCTGTTCTTCAAGCTGGCGGGGCTGCTGGACGGGTTGTACGGCTTTGGAATCGGATTCGGGTTGTTCTTCGTGCTGTGGATGGTTGGTTCCGCAGGCGGCGGCGACGTGAAACTGATGGGAGCACTCAGCGTCTGGCTCGGTCCCGGACTGACTCTGAAGGTTCTGCTGTGCAGCCTGATATTCGTTGTGCTGGGAACATTCGTTGTGGTCGTCAGCAGCGTCTTCAGTAACGGCTGGAAGCGAACTCGCAGCCGCTTTTCCGCGGCAGCGGCGGACAGCAAGGCAGTCAGCAAGCGCGCGGAGACAATCGCTCAGCGCCAGAAGCGCCGCGTCATGGCGTTTGCGGTACCCGTCGCGCTGGCGACGTGGAGCGTGTTACTGATATTCCAGAACGAGTGGTTGCACCGCGGCCTGCTGAATTCCTAG
- a CDS encoding pilus assembly protein, with protein sequence MKLTNGHQRAHIRIGQSDRSRLGAILSMELVLVLPIFMVLLFAVVEFSLLASARNRMSDAARCGVRELCINDESPDLIRQELTKRLGPKLSQGIVIDVRAAARAGEVANVRVTVPMKNATPDLLWLTGFSVQNRFLTAEAPMVREHDNLQTGLQRL encoded by the coding sequence ATGAAATTGACGAACGGCCACCAGCGAGCACACATCCGAATCGGGCAAAGTGATCGCTCACGACTTGGCGCCATCCTGTCAATGGAACTGGTCCTGGTGCTGCCGATCTTCATGGTGCTGCTGTTCGCTGTGGTGGAATTTTCGCTGCTGGCATCCGCCAGAAACCGGATGTCCGACGCTGCCCGCTGCGGCGTCCGCGAGCTGTGCATCAATGACGAATCCCCCGACCTGATTCGCCAGGAACTTACAAAGCGACTGGGCCCGAAGCTCAGCCAGGGCATTGTGATCGATGTCCGGGCAGCAGCCAGAGCCGGTGAGGTGGCCAATGTCCGCGTCACAGTGCCGATGAAGAACGCGACACCCGATCTGCTGTGGCTGACGGGCTTCTCCGTTCAGAACCGGTTTCTGACTGCCGAAGCACCCATGGTTCGTGAACATGACAACCTGCAGACCGGCCTGCAACGGTTGTAG
- the cpaB gene encoding Flp pilus assembly protein CpaB produces the protein MKLTPWLLTVAAFVIVAALAAGFFVKKLWAAQPEPVAVETRQQVPMAVTDIRPGTVVQRQHLGLGPAAREEVNQHRDTILSIDTLVGRIAREAIPAAVPLRASYFYPAGEGPELTVSNPDMRAVAVNVQDETEMVSGLIKPGNHVDVFMTVDRQPTTGGRVRGSGGMLLKLFDGVKVLAIDGRYTPSQNSNREQNNVVLELTQRQQEIMVLAKSKGEISLTFNPNGPGNGGVSVESSRQNRVTLDELLGIEDTDDSPFVTEQFRDGGRADAFYDEDGRPVRRNGDVQGGGTQLQNTGSYGGWSTTSNNQDAVNMGNDRTADSRSMALGM, from the coding sequence GTGAAGCTCACTCCCTGGCTTTTGACCGTCGCCGCGTTTGTCATCGTTGCCGCACTGGCGGCGGGTTTCTTCGTGAAGAAGCTGTGGGCCGCTCAGCCGGAACCGGTTGCTGTTGAAACCCGGCAGCAGGTTCCCATGGCGGTGACCGATATTCGGCCCGGCACGGTCGTGCAGCGTCAGCATCTGGGACTGGGACCGGCCGCCCGGGAAGAAGTCAATCAGCACCGCGACACGATTCTGTCGATTGATACGCTGGTGGGACGCATCGCCCGCGAAGCGATTCCCGCTGCCGTGCCGCTGCGAGCATCCTACTTCTATCCGGCCGGTGAAGGCCCGGAACTGACGGTTTCCAATCCGGACATGCGTGCTGTGGCCGTCAATGTTCAGGATGAAACCGAAATGGTCAGCGGCCTGATCAAGCCAGGCAACCATGTCGACGTCTTCATGACCGTCGATCGTCAGCCGACAACCGGCGGTCGAGTCCGGGGCTCCGGCGGAATGCTGCTGAAGCTGTTCGACGGCGTCAAAGTGCTGGCCATCGACGGACGCTACACGCCGTCACAGAATTCCAATCGCGAACAGAACAACGTCGTGCTGGAACTGACTCAGCGACAGCAGGAAATCATGGTTCTGGCCAAGAGCAAGGGGGAGATCTCCCTGACGTTCAACCCCAACGGCCCCGGCAATGGCGGCGTCAGCGTTGAATCGTCGCGTCAGAATCGTGTCACGCTGGACGAACTGCTGGGAATTGAAGACACCGACGATTCGCCGTTCGTCACTGAACAGTTCCGCGATGGCGGCCGCGCTGACGCCTTTTACGATGAAGATGGCCGCCCCGTTCGCCGCAACGGTGACGTGCAGGGCGGAGGCACGCAGTTGCAGAACACCGGTTCCTACGGCGGGTGGAGCACGACGTCGAACAATCAGGACGCCGTCAACATGGGTAATGATCGTACAGCAGACTCCCGGTCCATGGCCCTTGGCATGTGA
- a CDS encoding CpaF family protein, translated as MVTASRSVLSSPRDFQRLKTSLHRQMVDVIDFSRAESLNENELRQQLKGLAEYLCSRQDVNLTGQQRESMVSEIMDEIYGFGPLEPLMLDDEITDVLVNGPDRVLVERNGRLESTDVKFADEQHLLQLIHRLVGRAGRRIDESNPIVDARLPDGSRFNAVIRPLALAGPTVSIRRFGKHRLTIEDMIQYGSLAPAMADFLILAVRGRMNLILSGGTGAGKTTLLNCISRFIPESQRVVTIEETAELLLQQKDVIPLETRLPNMEGKGAVTQRDLLRNALRMRPDRIIVGESRGSEVLDMLQAMNTGHDGSMSTVHANNTRETLDRLELMVALSGSELPAQIARQYIANALDIIIHVTRLHTGERRVTRISEVAGIKNGEYQVEDLFVYRLTGEKDGHAVGAFYATGHEPLALRRLALTGIDVEQYKPLFAPRELSMKPAN; from the coding sequence ATGGTCACTGCCTCCCGTTCTGTACTCAGCTCGCCGCGCGACTTCCAGCGACTGAAGACAAGTCTGCATCGACAGATGGTGGACGTGATTGATTTCTCCCGCGCGGAGTCGCTGAACGAAAATGAACTGCGGCAGCAGCTGAAGGGCCTGGCGGAGTACCTCTGTTCGCGCCAGGACGTCAACCTGACCGGCCAGCAGCGTGAATCCATGGTCAGCGAGATCATGGATGAGATCTATGGCTTCGGTCCGCTCGAACCGCTGATGCTCGACGACGAAATCACCGACGTGCTGGTCAACGGCCCGGACCGAGTGCTGGTGGAACGCAATGGCCGGCTGGAATCCACCGACGTCAAATTCGCTGACGAACAGCACCTGCTGCAGCTCATTCACCGCCTTGTTGGTCGAGCGGGACGTCGCATCGACGAATCGAATCCCATCGTGGACGCGCGCCTGCCGGACGGTTCACGATTCAACGCCGTCATCCGGCCGCTGGCACTTGCCGGACCCACGGTTTCCATTCGCCGGTTCGGAAAGCACCGCCTGACGATCGAGGACATGATTCAATACGGCTCGCTGGCTCCCGCGATGGCCGATTTTCTGATTCTGGCCGTGCGCGGACGCATGAACCTGATCCTCAGCGGAGGAACCGGTGCCGGCAAGACAACTCTGCTGAACTGTATCAGCCGCTTCATTCCGGAATCGCAGCGAGTCGTGACCATCGAAGAAACGGCCGAACTGCTGCTGCAGCAAAAAGACGTCATTCCACTGGAAACACGCCTGCCGAACATGGAAGGCAAGGGTGCCGTGACTCAGCGCGATCTGCTGAGAAACGCTCTGCGAATGCGGCCAGACCGAATCATCGTCGGTGAATCCCGCGGCAGCGAAGTGCTGGACATGCTGCAGGCCATGAACACCGGCCACGACGGTTCCATGAGCACCGTACACGCCAACAATACCCGCGAGACTCTGGACCGGCTGGAACTGATGGTTGCCCTGTCCGGTTCGGAACTGCCTGCGCAGATCGCGCGGCAGTACATCGCCAACGCCCTGGACATCATCATTCACGTCACCCGGCTGCATACGGGAGAACGTCGCGTAACGCGAATTTCCGAGGTCGCCGGAATCAAGAACGGTGAATACCAGGTGGAAGACCTGTTCGTCTATCGGCTGACCGGCGAAAAGGACGGCCACGCCGTCGGCGCCTTCTATGCCACCGGACACGAACCGCTGGCCCTGCGACGTCTGGCCCTGACCGGAATCGACGTGGAACAATACAAGCCGCTGTTCGCACCCCGCGAACTGTCCATGAAACCAGCCAACTGA
- a CDS encoding type II secretion system F family protein, whose amino-acid sequence MLAQAQAHRPMPARPAFRGILKEDVRYAVGNENSTSDAVNGWFDRLMLQSGIETAPSVWLSLCVVSGLAFGGTMFLVTEQFLLTAFAAIAGMALPLGIAMLMRSRRQKQIMEQLPAAAEELARAARTGRNVENSFLAVAADTPAPLGSELRLAARRTEMGIDLASAVRDLPERTGVSTLTMLTSAIGVHQDTGGDLVSVLERMATSVRDRLHFNRRLRAATIASRLGATMMLVIPPAVVAFYLFRDPNYLQNLMASYWGRLSLFLAIGLQIIGATLVYRILRNSGRF is encoded by the coding sequence ATGCTCGCACAAGCTCAGGCCCATCGACCGATGCCCGCGCGACCGGCCTTTCGCGGCATCCTGAAAGAAGATGTCCGCTACGCCGTCGGCAACGAAAACAGCACCTCCGACGCCGTCAACGGCTGGTTCGACCGGCTGATGCTGCAGTCCGGAATCGAAACCGCGCCGTCGGTCTGGCTGTCACTGTGTGTCGTCAGCGGACTCGCCTTCGGCGGCACCATGTTTCTGGTCACGGAGCAGTTTCTGCTGACGGCGTTCGCTGCCATCGCGGGCATGGCGCTGCCGCTGGGCATCGCTATGCTGATGCGTTCGCGGCGTCAGAAACAGATCATGGAACAATTACCCGCCGCCGCCGAAGAACTGGCGCGTGCTGCCAGAACCGGCCGTAACGTGGAAAACTCGTTTCTCGCCGTGGCCGCCGATACTCCGGCACCACTCGGCAGTGAACTGCGACTTGCCGCGCGACGCACCGAAATGGGCATCGACCTGGCCAGCGCCGTTCGTGATCTTCCGGAACGCACCGGAGTCAGCACACTGACAATGCTGACGTCCGCCATCGGAGTCCACCAGGACACCGGCGGAGACCTGGTCAGCGTGCTGGAACGCATGGCGACATCCGTCCGCGACCGGCTGCATTTCAATCGACGCCTGCGGGCCGCAACAATCGCCAGCCGCCTGGGAGCCACCATGATGCTGGTCATTCCGCCGGCCGTCGTCGCCTTCTATCTGTTTCGAGATCCGAACTACCTGCAAAACCTGATGGCATCGTATTGGGGAAGACTGTCCCTGTTTCTCGCAATCGGACTGCAGATCATCGGTGCGACGCTGGTCTATCGAATCCTGCGAAACAGCGGACGGTTCTGA
- a CDS encoding type II secretion system F family protein — protein sequence MYTWIIIAVAAIAGCMALFRIALRGKENSGEAFRRRKGVPSVFGTDSDSAADANVASAPLMNIAAEDRHATASPVQTPTAAAAQGSPTVARVSGNSTWGDRKLFSGFRGILNDDGNGLASIEPEQLPMNEDQMVFGSLTPGLAELLPETKARRETQRQNLLAAGFQSRAAWINLNAIRFSLVFLSIVVVLIWLNMAPPALEPWLMAALIAAPLLAWAVPPLWVSAKAADRRIDIERGLPDVMDMLNMGVSQGLTVPSALRRVGHELSSSQPALASELKMVNQQTAVGSLSQALKNFAKRIDSPEVSSFTSLLIQSEATGTSVTRALSEYSDSMRNSLRERADSRANAASFKLLFPVALCLMPSVFLFLLGPAIVNVNDFLDNTANQLMNDRSDALDSLDVQPYSRNGSI from the coding sequence ATGTACACGTGGATCATTATCGCCGTTGCCGCAATCGCCGGCTGCATGGCTCTGTTTCGAATCGCTCTCCGAGGCAAAGAGAATTCGGGTGAAGCCTTTCGCCGTCGGAAAGGCGTCCCGTCCGTTTTCGGTACCGACAGCGATTCCGCGGCGGATGCGAACGTGGCATCTGCGCCGCTGATGAACATCGCTGCCGAAGACCGGCATGCGACCGCAAGTCCGGTGCAGACTCCGACGGCTGCCGCCGCACAGGGCTCCCCCACAGTCGCGCGCGTTTCCGGAAATTCCACCTGGGGCGACCGAAAACTGTTCTCCGGTTTCCGAGGTATCCTGAACGATGACGGAAACGGCCTGGCGTCGATCGAACCCGAACAACTGCCGATGAACGAAGATCAGATGGTCTTCGGTTCACTCACGCCCGGCCTGGCGGAACTTCTCCCGGAAACAAAAGCCCGCCGGGAAACTCAGCGTCAGAACCTGCTGGCCGCCGGCTTCCAGTCGCGAGCTGCCTGGATCAACCTGAACGCTATTCGATTTTCGCTCGTGTTCCTGTCGATCGTCGTCGTGCTGATCTGGCTGAACATGGCTCCGCCCGCGCTGGAACCCTGGCTGATGGCCGCACTCATTGCAGCTCCGCTGCTGGCATGGGCTGTGCCGCCGCTTTGGGTCAGCGCAAAAGCCGCCGATCGCAGAATCGATATCGAACGAGGTCTGCCGGACGTCATGGACATGCTGAACATGGGTGTCAGCCAGGGACTGACCGTTCCGTCAGCACTGCGTCGAGTCGGCCATGAACTCAGCTCCTCACAGCCGGCCCTGGCTTCCGAACTGAAGATGGTCAATCAGCAGACAGCCGTCGGTTCACTCAGCCAGGCACTGAAGAACTTTGCGAAGCGCATTGATTCGCCCGAAGTTAGCTCGTTCACATCACTGCTGATTCAGTCCGAAGCGACCGGTACCAGCGTGACGCGAGCGCTCAGCGAATACAGCGACAGCATGCGGAATTCGCTGCGGGAACGAGCGGACTCGCGAGCCAACGCGGCTTCCTTCAAGCTGCTGTTTCCCGTCGCGCTGTGCCTGATGCCGTCCGTGTTCCTGTTTCTGCTGGGACCAGCCATCGTCAACGTCAATGACTTCCTGGACAACACGGCCAACCAGTTGATGAACGATCGCAGCGACGCCCTGGATTCGCTGGACGTTCAGCCATATTCCCGCAACGGCAGCATCTGA
- a CDS encoding sialidase family protein, translating to MRRQTSPVECPGFSRPVKWECRLKAALRSALFTLALFWNLVAPVAAADSKIEITASVRQPVHPALIRNEHSPLMRVVIDIAEAQDVTFHGLTVSLAGTDDLSDLESLALYFTQDQDSFSAANPVGGPQPPADTITFPGEHPLRPGRNVFWVSCRLRDSARLQHQIVALCTSIATSAGDVTPRNDAANSKHRIGIALRRHNDDGVHTYRIPALTTTTKGTLLCVYDMRRRMGRDLQEDIDIGLSRSTDGGATWEPVRVIMDMGEYGGLPQEQNGCSDPGIIVDQQTGEIFCFAVWMNGKPGKHQWNDDGSEPGFDIGRAAQFMMVHSKDDGLTWSQPENLTRKLKDESWWLFAPSPQSGFCLPDGTLVMPVEGRSGREPSATFATLMISRDHGQTWNVGNPGITSGNECQAALLGDGSIMLNVRNDQERFRAVAVTKDLGQTWREHPTSRNTLIEPNCNGSLLRFDYDRKGQQQHVLLFANPHSREGRTHHTVQVSFDDGMTWPDSHHWLLDEGRGAGYPSLTRVDGEHVGIVYEGSQSHLVFEKLAIVDLLDPTRRSRKPNPLTAPPHSLPPGNRNP from the coding sequence ATGAGGCGGCAGACAAGTCCCGTTGAATGTCCCGGCTTCAGTCGTCCAGTCAAGTGGGAGTGTCGCCTGAAGGCAGCGCTGCGATCGGCACTTTTCACACTGGCGCTGTTTTGGAACCTTGTGGCACCGGTCGCTGCCGCCGACTCGAAGATTGAGATCACTGCCAGTGTGAGACAGCCGGTTCATCCGGCGTTGATCCGCAACGAACACAGCCCGCTGATGCGCGTCGTGATCGACATCGCGGAGGCGCAGGACGTGACGTTTCACGGACTGACGGTTTCGCTGGCCGGCACGGACGACCTCAGCGATCTTGAGTCGCTCGCTCTATACTTCACACAGGACCAGGATTCGTTTTCCGCTGCGAATCCCGTGGGCGGACCTCAGCCCCCCGCGGATACGATCACATTCCCCGGCGAGCACCCGCTGCGGCCGGGCCGGAATGTCTTCTGGGTGTCCTGCCGGCTCAGGGATTCGGCCCGCCTGCAGCACCAGATCGTCGCGTTATGCACTTCGATCGCAACGTCGGCCGGCGATGTCACACCGCGAAACGACGCGGCCAATTCAAAGCATCGCATCGGCATTGCTCTCCGCAGGCACAACGACGACGGTGTTCACACTTACCGCATCCCCGCACTCACGACGACGACGAAGGGCACGTTGCTCTGCGTGTACGACATGCGGCGACGCATGGGCCGTGATCTGCAGGAAGACATCGACATCGGCCTCAGTCGCAGCACGGACGGCGGCGCGACCTGGGAACCGGTCCGCGTCATCATGGACATGGGTGAGTACGGCGGCCTGCCACAGGAACAAAACGGCTGCAGCGATCCGGGAATCATCGTTGATCAACAAACGGGTGAGATCTTTTGCTTTGCCGTCTGGATGAACGGCAAGCCCGGCAAGCACCAATGGAACGACGACGGCTCGGAGCCCGGCTTCGATATCGGCAGGGCCGCTCAGTTCATGATGGTTCATTCGAAGGACGACGGACTCACATGGTCGCAGCCGGAAAATCTCACGCGGAAACTGAAGGACGAGTCGTGGTGGTTGTTTGCTCCGTCGCCGCAGTCGGGATTTTGCCTGCCCGACGGAACACTGGTCATGCCCGTCGAGGGCCGCAGCGGTCGGGAGCCTTCGGCGACGTTCGCGACACTGATGATCAGCCGCGATCATGGCCAAACCTGGAACGTCGGCAATCCGGGCATCACCAGCGGCAACGAATGCCAGGCCGCGCTGCTGGGAGACGGTTCAATCATGCTTAACGTACGCAATGATCAAGAACGATTCCGGGCGGTCGCCGTGACGAAGGATCTCGGGCAGACATGGCGGGAACACCCCACCAGCCGCAACACACTGATCGAACCGAACTGCAATGGAAGTCTCCTGCGGTTCGACTACGATCGCAAAGGTCAGCAGCAACACGTGCTGCTGTTTGCAAATCCGCATTCCCGGGAAGGCCGCACGCATCACACGGTGCAGGTCAGCTTTGACGATGGAATGACCTGGCCCGATTCGCATCACTGGCTGCTGGATGAAGGCCGCGGCGCCGGCTATCCAAGTCTCACGCGCGTTGACGGCGAGCACGTCGGAATCGTCTATGAGGGCAGCCAGTCGCACCTGGTGTTTGAGAAGCTGGCGATCGTCGATCTGCTCGATCCGACGCGCCGATCCCGAAAGCCAAACCCTTTGACAGCGCCGCCGCATTCACTGCCGCCAGGGAACCGAAACCCGTGA